The genomic region TCATCGCGATCGCCTTCAGCACCGAGCCCTTCGCCAGCACGACCGCGAAGATCAGGCCGAGCACCATCAGCGAGAAATACTCGGCCGGGCCGAATGCCAGCGCGAGCTTCGTCAGGGGGGCGCCGAGCAGGGCGATCAAGACGGTCGCGACGCAGCCGGCGAAGAACGAGCCGATCGCGGCGATCGCCAGCGCCGGGCCGGCACGGCCTTGCTTCGCCATCTGGTGACCGTCGATGGCGGTCACGACCGATGTCGCCTCACCGGGTATGTTGACCAGGATCGACGTGGTCGAGCCGCCATATTGCGCGCCGTAATAGATGCCGGCGAGCATGATCAGCGCGCCGACCGGCGGCAGTCCGAAGGTGATCGGCAGCAGCATGGCGACGGTCGCGATGGTTCCGATGCCAGGGAGAACGCCGACCAGCGTGCCGACAAGGGCGCCGATCAGGCACATCAGGAGGTTGATCGGGGAGAACGCGACGGCGAAGCCGTGAGCGAGGTTGGCAAAGATATCCATCACGCCCTCACTGGACCAGGAAACGCGGATACATCGGCATCGGCAGCCCGAGCACGTACGGGAACAGGATCGCACAGCCGAGCGTCAGGCAGGCGCCGACGATGGCCGCTTCCAGCCAGCGCGTCTCGTGCGAGCCCGTCGCCGCGATCATGAAGCTGGCAAAAGCCGCGACCACGAGGCCGAGCGGCCGGATCGCCAGCGCGAAGAACAGGATCGCCGCCATCACGAACAGCGGCCCGCGCCAGGAATAATGGGCAAGCGCCGGTCCCTCCGTGATCAGGCCGGTCAACGCGACGCCGGCAGACAGGGCAACCAGCAGCCCGCCGAACATACGTGGCGCAGTGCCCGCACCGAAGGAGAAGCCACGCATGCCCTGCAAATCACTCGACGCCCATAGCGCGAACAGGGCGACTGCCATCAGAACGACGCCGCCGACATAATCTTGCGCCGAACGAATGGTCATGAACAGCGTGAGGATGGCCACCGCAAACAGCGGATAGGAATAGATCAGCGCCAGCAGCACCTCGGACGACATCTTGGCGCCGCCGCCAAACGATCCGAATATGGCGCTGGGCGCGCCGGCCAGCAGCGCCGTCGCGTGGCTGGTGACGACCGCCGCCGGACCGCGGCCGGTCCCCCAGCCGAAGATCGTCCCGATCGACCAGATCAATTCGAAAATCTGCGGCGCAATCGCCAGCAGACAAAAGCCGAGCGCCAACCGGGTGTTTCGGGTGGCTGTCGCTGAGTGGCCCATCGTGTCGGCCATGCCTGTCTCCTCCGCGACCTGTAAGTCACGAGCACTGTTGTTCTAAATCGGCTGGAACTGGATACCCCGCCCGGATCACTGCCTAGCGATTTTCATCAGACAATGCCAGCAAAACCCAACACGCCGCCGGCAAGCCAAAGCCAGACTGGATTGATGCGCGAGATGGAGGCGACCACCGCAACCATCGCGGTCAGAAGCAGTGCAGCAATTGTGCGATCGCGGGGATCAGGGCGCTCGCTGCCATCAAAACGATCGACAGCGGAACCAGTGCAGCCTGGATCAGGGCGGCCGACGCGATCGGCTGGGCCGGTTCAGGAGCCGGATGACATAATAGGCAAGCAGCGCCGTCGGCAGGCACATCGCCGGCGATGCCCGCGACCGCCTAGCCGATTAACGTCACGATAAGCACGTTTGGACCTGGCGAAAGCTGAGCGATGGCGCAGGCATCCATGAACCGCCAGCGGATCCGCCCTCTTGAGCAGCGGCGTCGTCACGCGCAAGACCACCGCGATCAAGAGCCCGACCGCCGCGCAGGAGAGTGGGGCCAAGGCGGCCCCAAACCTATCCAAAGGGAACCGCAGGATCGCGCTTCCAACCCTCTGTTTTTCGGGAGCTTTGCCCCCTATATTGGGGGTGCCGGTTCGCCGGCTATGGAAATAAACGGTCGCCGTAATAAACCATTCGGACCCGGGGGCGGTACCCGGCGCCTCCACCAAAGCCCAGCATCGGGCGAACTTGAAGCTGGGCTTTGGCGGGGGCGAAATAGGATCGACGAGGGCGTAAAGGGCGTGCTTTTTCCCGGTATTGTTCCGCCGTTATCGGGCTACTGCAATAGTTGCCAACGACAACTTTGCTCCGGTTGCTCAGGCTGCGTAACGCAGTTTGAAAGACCACTCTAAAGTCCTAGCGGGTTAAGCTCCGCTAGGCGGGGTTCGGAGGCACCTGGCAACAGAAGCCTCCACTTTGCTCTTTTGATTTCTTCCCCGGCGGGGACTCCTGCTCACCCGTCAGGCGCGGTACTATTGCGGCTTGGCGAGTCGGATCGGCAGGGTCCGGCTTCGGGGATGCAACAGGACCACCATGGCGACCGATCATATCCGATACGATGTGCTGGCCCGCGACGCGCTGCGCGGCGTGCTGCGGAAGGTGCTGACCGATGCCGCGGCCCATGGCCTGCCGGGCGAACACCATTTCTTCATCACCTTCGTGTCGAAGGCCGAGGGCGTGAAGCTGTCGCCGCGGCTGCTCGCGCAATATCCGGAGGAGATGACGATCATCCTCCAGCACCAGTTCTGGGACCTGACCGTGCTCGAGGACCGCTTCGAGGTCGGCCTGTCCTTTGGCGGCATTCCGGAGCGGCTGGTGGTGCCGTTCAGTGCCATCAAGAGCTTCCTCGATCCGTCCGTGAAGTTCGGCCTCCAGTTCGACACCTCCGACGTCGCCGAGGTCGCGCCGGACAATCTGCCGGCAGCGCCCGCGCCATCGGCCGTTTCGGTCCCGGCACCTGCCGCGGAGAAGGCGGAAGCTGCCGACGAGCCGAACCCGCCGAGCCAGGGCGGTGCCGAGGTCGTGCGGCTCGATCGTTTCCGCAAGAAATGATCTAGGTTGGCCGCGACGCCGTCGCGCCCGCCCCAACTGCCTATATAGAGAAGCACATGAAGAGGCCGTGCGGCGTTTCGCGCGGCAGAATGGATGTGCTCATGGCCAAAGCTTCCCGCTCGAAGACCGCCCGCCCCGCGACCCGCACCGAGACCGATAGTTTCGGTCCCATCGAGGTGCCCGCCGACCGCTATTGGGGGGCGCAGACCGAGCGCTCGCGCCAGAACTTTCGCATCGGTACCGACCGCATGCCGATCTCGCTCGTGCATGCACTCGGCATGGTCAAGCTCGCCGCCGCGCAGTCCAATCTCGAGCTCGGACTGCTCGACCAGCGCCGCGCCAATGCCATCGTCCGCGCCGCGCGCGAGGTGATCGAGGGCAAGCTGGACGATCATTTCCCGCTTGTGGTGTGGCAGACCGGCTCGGGCACGCAGAGCAACATGAACCTCAACGAGGTGATTGCCAACCGCGCCAACGAGCTGCTCGGCGGCGAGCTCGGCGCCAAGAAGCCGGTGCATCCCAACGATCACGTCAACATGAGCCAGTCTTCGAACGACTCCTTCCCGACCGCGATGCACATCGCGGCGGCAAGCCGCATCAACGCCGATCTCGTCCCTGCCCTCGCCGAGTTGCTGCGCGCGCTGCGCAGGAAGGAGAAGGAGTTTTCGAAGATCGTGAAGATCGGCCGCACCCATACCCAGGATGCTACGCCGCTGACGCTCGGTCAGGAATTCTCCGGCTATGCCGCGCAGGTCGAAAGTGGCATCGCTCGGCTCAAGATCGCGGTGAAGGACCTCTATCCGCTGGCGCAGGGCGGCACCGCCGTCGGCACCGGCCTGAACTCGAAGCCGCGCTTTGCAAAGCTGTTTGCCAAGCATGTCGCCGGGATCACTAAGCTGCCCTTCACCAGCGCCGCCAACAAATTCGAGGCGCTGGCCTCGAACGATGCCTATGTGCTGGCGCACGGCGCCATCAATTCTGTCGCGACCGGCCTGTTCAAGATCGCCAACGACATCCGCCTGCTCGGCTCCGGTCCGCGCTCGGGCCTCGGCGAATTGATCCTGCCGGAGAACGAGCCCGGCTCCTCGATCATGCCGGGCAAGGTCAACCCGACCCAGTGCGAGGCGATGACCATGGTGTGCTGCCAGGTGTTCGGCAATCACACCGCGATCACGGTCGCCGGCAGCCAGGGCCATTTCGAGCTCAACGTCTACAAGCCGGTGCTGGCCTACAACATGCTGCACTCGATTCGCCTGATGGCGGATGCCGCGCGCTCCTTCACCGAGCATTGCGTCAGCGGCATCCGCGCCGACGAGAAGCGCATCAGGGAGTTGATGCAGCGCTCGCTGATGCTGGTGACGGCGCTGGCCCCGAAGATCGGCTACGACAACGCCGCCAAGGTGGCCAAGACGGCGCATACCAACGGCACCACACTGAAGGAGGAGGCGCTGCGGCTCGGCTTCGTCTCGGCCGACGAGTTCGACCGCCTGGTACGCCCCGAGAAGATGACCAACCCGGGATAATTCCGAATTCCGATAGCCATCCGTAATGATACGGACGCGCGTCGCCCAAAAATATGCGGCTTTGGGGGCGGGATTTGATTACCGTCAATGTTGCGGCGGGGCGGCGTGTTACGCAGCCCTACTGCCCTCGACGGGGCGAATTTCATCCTTTGATGGCCCCAAGGGCCGATTGACGAGGACGAGCGAATGGCGATCAAGTCTTCTGGGGCGCAATGCGGCGCCCTGTTTCTGAATGTTTCATCCTGCCTGAAGAGGATCGGATGATGGAGACGCGGCATGGGGAACGTCATCAACCTGAATCGTTTCAGGAAGCGCGTCGCGCGGGAAGCCTCGGCGAAGCAGGCGGACGCCAACCGGGCGAAATTCGGGCGCACGAAGGCGGAACGGTCGTCCGAGGCGAAGCAGGCGGACCAGGCCAAGGAGCATCTGGACCAGCACCGGATCGATCGCGAGGAGCAGCCATGAAGTCGCCGGTCGTGAAACGGTCGATCGTCGTCGCCGGCCACAAGACCAGCGTCAGCCTGGAAGAGGCGTTCTGGAACGGCATGAAAGAGATCTCCGGCCTGCGCAACATGACGTTGTCCGAGCTGGTCGGCGAGATCGACAACAACCGCCAGCAGGGCAATCTGTCGTCGGCGATCCGTCTGTTCGTCCTGGACTACTTCAAGAGCCGCGCCATGGCCGCCCAGCCGGACAAGGTCCCGGCCCAGTAGCCGTCGGAGGGCGCCCGTGACGGCGCCCGGCCCCTGCACTTTAAAATCGCTCTAAGGTGCAGCTTCGGCGGGCGGCCGCGCTTGACCTCAATGCCCGGCGTTGAAAATACAGGGCATGACCGACACCATTAATACGCGTTCGCACATGCCGCTGGGTCTGGCCCAGCGCGGCTATACCGGCGTCATCCAGCACCTCGCCGCCAAGCAGGCGGGCTCGGCGCTTTCGGACATCGAGCTCGAGAGCCGCCTGATCGAGCTCGGCTTCGTCGAGGGCGCCCGGGTCGAGATCTTGCATGAGGGGCTGGTCGGGCGCGATCCGATCGCGGTACGGGTCGACAGCATCACGATCGCGGTCCGCCGTCGCGAAGCCATGGCCATTATCGTCGCCTGAACGCGCGACCGGAATCTTGCCCCAGGCCCTTGATCCCATGGAAGCACCCCTGCTGCATCTCGCCCTGGTCGGCACGCCCAACAGCGGCAAGACCTCGCTGTTCAACGCGCTGACCGGCAGCCGGCAGAAGGTCGCGAACTATCCCGGCGTCACGGTCGAGCGCAAGGAAGGCTTCTTCGTCACCCCGCTCGGCCGCCAGGTCTCCGTGGTCGACCTGCCCGGCACCTATTCGCTGCGCGGCCGCAGCCCGGACGAGGAGATCACCCGCGACTTCGTGCTCGGCAAGGCCTCCGGCGAGATCGTGCCCGACATCGTGCTGTGCGTCGCCGATTCCACCAATCTGCGCCTGACCATCCGCCTGCTGCTGGAGCTGAAGCGCACCGGGCGGCCGATGATCCTCGTGCTCAACATGTTCGACATCGCAAGCCGCCGCGGCATCGATGTCGACGTCGAGCGGCTCGCCAAGGAGCTCGACGTGCCCGTGGTCACCTCGATCGCGGTGCGCAAGGGCGGCACGGCCGACC from Bradyrhizobium sp. CB1015 harbors:
- a CDS encoding tripartite tricarboxylate transporter TctB family protein — protein: MADTMGHSATATRNTRLALGFCLLAIAPQIFELIWSIGTIFGWGTGRGPAAVVTSHATALLAGAPSAIFGSFGGGAKMSSEVLLALIYSYPLFAVAILTLFMTIRSAQDYVGGVVLMAVALFALWASSDLQGMRGFSFGAGTAPRMFGGLLVALSAGVALTGLITEGPALAHYSWRGPLFVMAAILFFALAIRPLGLVVAAFASFMIAATGSHETRWLEAAIVGACLTLGCAILFPYVLGLPMPMYPRFLVQ
- a CDS encoding SspB family protein; translation: MATDHIRYDVLARDALRGVLRKVLTDAAAHGLPGEHHFFITFVSKAEGVKLSPRLLAQYPEEMTIILQHQFWDLTVLEDRFEVGLSFGGIPERLVVPFSAIKSFLDPSVKFGLQFDTSDVAEVAPDNLPAAPAPSAVSVPAPAAEKAEAADEPNPPSQGGAEVVRLDRFRKK
- the fumC gene encoding class II fumarate hydratase, with the protein product MDVLMAKASRSKTARPATRTETDSFGPIEVPADRYWGAQTERSRQNFRIGTDRMPISLVHALGMVKLAAAQSNLELGLLDQRRANAIVRAAREVIEGKLDDHFPLVVWQTGSGTQSNMNLNEVIANRANELLGGELGAKKPVHPNDHVNMSQSSNDSFPTAMHIAAASRINADLVPALAELLRALRRKEKEFSKIVKIGRTHTQDATPLTLGQEFSGYAAQVESGIARLKIAVKDLYPLAQGGTAVGTGLNSKPRFAKLFAKHVAGITKLPFTSAANKFEALASNDAYVLAHGAINSVATGLFKIANDIRLLGSGPRSGLGELILPENEPGSSIMPGKVNPTQCEAMTMVCCQVFGNHTAITVAGSQGHFELNVYKPVLAYNMLHSIRLMADAARSFTEHCVSGIRADEKRIRELMQRSLMLVTALAPKIGYDNAAKVAKTAHTNGTTLKEEALRLGFVSADEFDRLVRPEKMTNPG
- a CDS encoding DUF4169 family protein yields the protein MGNVINLNRFRKRVAREASAKQADANRAKFGRTKAERSSEAKQADQAKEHLDQHRIDREEQP
- a CDS encoding ribbon-helix-helix domain-containing protein, translating into MKSPVVKRSIVVAGHKTSVSLEEAFWNGMKEISGLRNMTLSELVGEIDNNRQQGNLSSAIRLFVLDYFKSRAMAAQPDKVPAQ
- a CDS encoding FeoA family protein, giving the protein MTDTINTRSHMPLGLAQRGYTGVIQHLAAKQAGSALSDIELESRLIELGFVEGARVEILHEGLVGRDPIAVRVDSITIAVRRREAMAIIVA